The proteins below are encoded in one region of Dasypus novemcinctus isolate mDasNov1 chromosome 13, mDasNov1.1.hap2, whole genome shotgun sequence:
- the REN gene encoding renin → MPRWGLLLVLCGSCTFGLPAGTGAFTRIFLKKTPSVRESLKERGVDVAKLGAEWSQFAKRLSSGNVTSPMVLTNYLDTQYYGEIGIGTPPQTFKVIFDTGSANLWVPSSKCDPLYAACETHSRYDCSESSSYMENGTEFTIHYGTGRVRGFLSQDVVTVGGITVTQTFGEVTELPTMPFMLAKFDGVLGMGFPAQAVGGVTPVFDHILSQRVLKEDVFSVYYSRNSHLLGGEILLGGSDPQYYQGNFHYVSLSKNGFWQIRLKGVSVSSATLLCEEGCMAAVDTGASFITGPTGSLRRLMETAGAKELSTSEYVVDCNQVPTLPDISFHLGGRAYTLTGADYVLQDLDGNDDLCTLAFHGLDVPPPTGPLWVLGASFIRKFYTEFDRRNNRIGFALAL, encoded by the exons ATGCCTCGCTGGGGACTCCTGCTGGTGCTCTGCGGCTCCTGCACCTTCGGCCTCCCGGCAGGCACCGGCGCCTTCACACG GATCTTCCTCAAGAAAACGCCCTCCGTCCGGGAAAGCCTGAAGGAGCGAGGCGTGGATGTGGCCAAGCTCGGAGCCGAGTGGAGCCAGTTCGCCAAGAGGCTCTCCTCTGGCAACGTCACCTCCCCTATGGTCCTCACCAACTACCTGGAC ACCCAGTACTACGGCGAGATCGGCATTGGCACCCCACCCCAGACGTTCAAAGTCATCTTTGACACAGGTTCAGCCAATCTCTGGGTGCCCTCCAGCAAGTGCGACCCTCTCTACGCTGCGTGTG AGACTCACAGCCGCTACGACTGCTCGGAGTCCTCCAGCTACATGGAGAATGGGACAGAATTCACCATCCACTACGGAACGGGGAGGGTCAGAGGCTTCCTGAGCCAGGATGTGGTGACT GTGGGCGGAATCACAGTGACCCAGACGTTTGGAGAGGTCACAGAGCTGCCCACGATGCCCTTCATGCTGGCCAAGTTTGATGGGGTTCTGGGCATGGGCTTCCCTGCACAGGCGGTCGGCGGGGTCACCCCGGTCTTTGACCACATCCTCTCCCAGCGGGTGCTGAAGGAGGACGTCTTCTCCGTCTACTACAGCAG GAATTCCCACCTGCTGGGAGGAGAGATTCTGCTAGGCGGCAGCGACCCCCAGTATTACCAAGGGAATTTCCACTACGTGAGCCTCAGCAAGAACGGCTTCTGGCAGATCAGGCTGAAGGG GGTGTCTGTGAGCTCTGCCACCTTGCTCTGTGAGGAGGGCTGCATGGCAGCCGTGGACACTGGCGCATCCTTCATCACGGGACCTACCGGCTCCCTGAGGCGGCTCATGGAGACTGCGGGGGCCAAGGAGCTGAGCACCAGTGAG TATGTCGTGGACTGTAACCAGGTGCCCACACTCCCTGACATCTCCTTCCACCTTGGAGGAAGAGCCTACACGCTCACGGGCGCCGACTATGTATTACAG GACCTTGACGGTAACGATGACCTGTGCACACTGGCATTCCATGGCCTGGACGTCCCACCGCCCACGGGGCCCCTCTGGGTCCTGGGTGCCAGCTTCATCCGCAAGTTCTACACGGAGTTCGATCGACGGAACAACCGGATCGGCTTTGCCCTGGCCCTCTGA